A genomic region of Paenibacillus sp. PL2-23 contains the following coding sequences:
- a CDS encoding DNRLRE domain-containing protein, protein MINRSTKRRVKKAICQLLLVALILQTGWMLPEASDTASASEMINETEGPVRLGLHVTQQELEIWRERAKNGPYKTIGDVAPNSPGSWDRIVSSTRQFLVDPAAGRETTSTAAVDESGAVIFAAPNGGQPWQIPSHPHSTRLRDAAFYALVMDDDEVRAEVAAELLTTITHPDMDFSNRTRWSNDPSVNWDLNPGFAIAAVLEKLLYARDYIGREALTEEQNVIFDNWLYHAADLFVDDRTRSFDEAWPERYNNDYSADGCADPWWYSDPKLFDGGIETYHVNLRANNRAIHLFEFAVPAAIYLKDHGYEPSGGNPGRTLEEIIDVSKQAARDVLNTTIYPFGAMADFMRGYQGGEIALSYGTNQVASITWMAEHLARTGDYDLYDFQTTAGACGSQVIEDINERDPNPNLAYDLDEGFKDIRYANRTVMRYYDGTYNRTWNGSPINGTSTGKVGESYTTMLAARYYQDKDLHDTSLRKRNGMASYPSNAVGFHAQPGYTWHGGFASTLFMFGDMGDVWPYPNLPNPYNTKLSGLTISVGELGPAFDATTNTYSAIVDHTATSVLVVPQAEYDKAIVKVNGTSVTGSGLHVELAVGTNKIEVTVASPSGITEQIYTLWLVRAAEDSALGAPGLPVLTSASTNGTSLSDGYVTLSMNKNDGNNGAVYRLYENGRLLDTVLLADESSGIQTAQTIIPGRANGTYTYTCELANQHGSSSCETLTITVTDANPAKPVLNHDNSDGNGDYSIEMVMPEGTNGSEYVLYENGIVVDSKQLISNTPQPQSASTVLWYRANGTYEYYAEVSNKFGTTQSDSIYVTVNQSGVAEVLSSKQSWNRDDIHQLGVHHTDNKLLIEFGLIPLFDNINAVVAYSDSSTTIKGYDNISMIIRLNPGGYMDVRDADTYTSLVPFTYSSNTSYRFRIEADLASQTYDVWVTPVGKSEIQLAEDYGFRTSAPAMDDLGQLVLYSLQGNDEFQVIDHRVTPMPMQALADGYVQSHQSHQESNYGSTDQLRVSQANQAANTSNTYVKFDISELAGDISGAVLKMFGRLEAQSEQSVTAAVHGVIAEDWTESGLTWVNAPAGGDEWSRVDISSSEARWYQWDVAQYVQEAIEAGQETISFQIAAATEGDEAVVFDSREHASGHAPTLSWSRPADKQPPTVPANVEAVDVTISTATLQWQASTDNHSLLGYHVYRDGVKIAFTAEPQFADTGLIVDSQYKYAIAAVDLAGNLSARSDEITVTATGAQPIWHVTDGAQMTDIEGGFELSGANARAGYMAQKLKDETISFTMNADLEGNAWPAVVMRGTTYDTAVWNTGNQGYLVVFKKDVMEIQKFIYNSSTSKTTNAKFEAIDIPGVIISGEDHYVQVGVRNEGEAARLYVYVDGEFIYEWLDEDNPLMEEGYTVFYAMSGQPLRVTDLSFGPLATEKWHVTDGAQMTAVEGGFELSGANARAGYKVKKFKDEFFSFTMNAELAEGAWPGIVMRGQSYDIPLWNRGDQGYLVAFKENEMEVQKFLYDPVKNQTANKKYDTVDTTGKVVSGKDHLIQVGVVNEGDAARLQVYVDGKLLYEWLDEDQPLLDRGYAVFYAMSGDRLAITNFKYGPLELQEPQEPQEPQVPVLPIIVGGEKEKDGLELLGETNSETLGSRKITTVTLDAKKLDALIAAKGTPKSLVLPFKEGADSAVAILKGDILAKTELQETILEVHRGNAVYKLPVKEVGLEKLRSSLGKDIKLEEIEISIEVSTASDSIHQEAAASAQKRGFELLAPPVQFRVEASYGSSKQEISAFSGYVERLIELPEGISADELTTGVVLEPDGSWRHVPTKRTRLDGKAYAVISSKSNSTYAIIGGQRTFEDIEGHPFEAAITDMGARMIVNGVGGARFAPSGQVTRAEFAAIIVRGLGLKLEKQAEAFTDVNASNWYSSVVHTAHQFGMIQGFTDGSFRPNDRITREQALTIMARVLRMEGIQERLKEEHSTLDWNQFVDLDMAGAWALPNIQAAAQAGLLVELWGSQLEPQVWLTRAEAAELIHRLLQRAELI, encoded by the coding sequence ATGATCAATCGCTCAACAAAGAGAAGGGTTAAAAAAGCGATCTGTCAGCTTCTGCTGGTGGCACTCATCCTCCAGACGGGATGGATGCTGCCCGAAGCCAGCGATACAGCATCAGCCAGTGAAATGATAAACGAGACGGAAGGTCCAGTCCGTCTAGGGCTGCATGTTACTCAGCAAGAGCTTGAGATCTGGAGAGAACGGGCCAAAAACGGGCCTTATAAAACGATCGGCGATGTCGCGCCAAATTCACCAGGCAGCTGGGATCGTATCGTGTCCAGCACCCGGCAATTTTTAGTGGATCCCGCCGCTGGGCGAGAGACGACAAGCACAGCTGCCGTAGATGAATCCGGTGCAGTCATATTCGCTGCTCCTAATGGAGGGCAGCCGTGGCAAATCCCGTCACATCCACATAGTACAAGATTGCGTGACGCAGCATTCTATGCGCTCGTTATGGACGATGACGAGGTGCGTGCCGAGGTAGCTGCGGAGCTGCTGACAACGATCACTCATCCCGATATGGACTTCTCGAATCGTACGCGCTGGAGCAATGATCCTTCGGTCAACTGGGATTTGAATCCTGGCTTCGCCATTGCGGCCGTGCTGGAGAAGCTGCTTTACGCACGCGATTATATTGGCCGAGAGGCACTTACCGAGGAGCAAAATGTCATATTCGACAATTGGCTGTACCACGCGGCGGATTTGTTCGTCGATGATCGCACGCGCTCCTTCGACGAGGCTTGGCCGGAGCGATACAACAACGATTATTCCGCCGACGGCTGCGCGGATCCTTGGTGGTACAGCGATCCCAAGCTGTTCGACGGAGGGATCGAAACGTATCATGTTAACCTGCGAGCCAATAATCGGGCTATCCATCTATTTGAATTTGCCGTTCCAGCTGCTATTTATTTGAAGGATCACGGTTATGAGCCGTCTGGCGGCAATCCAGGCAGGACACTTGAGGAAATTATTGATGTCAGCAAGCAAGCGGCACGGGACGTACTGAATACCACCATATACCCTTTTGGAGCAATGGCAGACTTTATGCGGGGGTATCAAGGCGGTGAAATCGCGCTTTCCTACGGTACGAATCAGGTGGCGTCCATCACCTGGATGGCTGAGCATTTGGCCAGAACAGGAGATTACGATTTATATGACTTTCAGACGACGGCAGGGGCATGCGGCAGCCAGGTAATTGAGGACATCAATGAGCGCGACCCGAACCCTAATCTGGCCTACGATCTGGATGAGGGCTTCAAGGATATACGATACGCTAATCGCACAGTCATGAGATATTACGATGGAACCTACAATCGTACCTGGAATGGGTCGCCGATTAACGGCACTTCTACAGGGAAGGTTGGCGAATCCTATACGACGATGCTGGCTGCTCGTTACTATCAGGACAAGGATTTGCACGATACGTCTCTTCGCAAGCGTAACGGAATGGCTTCGTATCCATCTAACGCAGTCGGCTTCCATGCTCAACCAGGATATACGTGGCATGGAGGGTTCGCCAGCACGTTATTTATGTTCGGGGATATGGGGGATGTATGGCCTTACCCTAACTTGCCGAATCCCTACAACACGAAATTAAGCGGGCTAACCATCAGTGTTGGTGAGCTTGGTCCAGCATTTGACGCTACGACAAACACATATTCGGCAATTGTTGATCACACTGCGACTTCAGTCCTGGTTGTGCCTCAAGCGGAATACGATAAAGCGATTGTCAAGGTGAATGGCACATCTGTTACAGGAAGCGGTCTGCACGTAGAGCTGGCGGTTGGAACGAATAAAATTGAAGTAACGGTTGCCTCGCCTTCTGGCATTACGGAGCAGATCTACACGCTATGGTTGGTCAGAGCGGCGGAGGATAGCGCTCTAGGTGCTCCTGGTTTGCCGGTATTAACGAGTGCAAGCACGAATGGCACCAGCTTGTCTGACGGTTATGTCACGTTGAGCATGAACAAAAACGACGGGAACAATGGCGCGGTTTATCGTCTGTACGAAAACGGGAGGCTGCTGGATACTGTATTGCTTGCAGACGAGAGCTCCGGCATACAGACAGCCCAGACGATTATTCCCGGCCGGGCTAACGGCACCTACACGTATACCTGTGAATTGGCCAATCAGCATGGATCGAGCTCATGCGAGACGTTGACGATTACTGTCACCGATGCTAATCCCGCGAAGCCGGTATTGAATCATGACAACTCGGACGGCAATGGGGATTACAGCATTGAGATGGTGATGCCGGAAGGGACAAACGGCTCGGAATATGTACTGTACGAGAATGGGATCGTTGTCGATTCCAAGCAGCTGATCTCCAATACACCTCAGCCGCAGTCGGCTTCGACGGTGCTATGGTACAGAGCTAATGGCACCTATGAGTATTATGCAGAGGTAAGCAATAAGTTTGGCACAACCCAAAGTGACAGCATCTATGTAACCGTTAACCAATCAGGTGTTGCTGAGGTATTGTCTTCCAAACAGAGCTGGAACAGAGATGATATCCATCAACTGGGCGTTCATCATACGGACAATAAATTATTAATCGAATTCGGCCTGATCCCGCTATTTGACAATATTAATGCGGTCGTAGCTTATAGCGATTCATCAACAACGATTAAAGGGTACGACAACATCTCGATGATCATTCGCTTGAATCCTGGTGGATACATGGATGTAAGAGATGCGGATACGTATACTTCGCTGGTTCCATTCACCTATTCATCCAACACCAGTTATCGGTTCAGAATTGAAGCTGATCTAGCGAGCCAGACCTATGATGTCTGGGTAACGCCAGTCGGCAAGAGCGAGATACAGCTTGCGGAGGACTACGGGTTCCGTACCAGCGCGCCAGCTATGGATGATCTGGGTCAACTGGTCTTGTACAGCTTGCAGGGCAATGATGAGTTCCAGGTTATTGATCATCGGGTGACGCCAATGCCAATGCAGGCATTAGCAGATGGATATGTGCAGTCTCATCAGTCCCATCAGGAGAGCAATTATGGCTCCACCGACCAATTACGAGTTAGTCAAGCCAATCAAGCTGCCAACACGAGCAATACCTATGTGAAATTTGATATTAGCGAGCTGGCTGGCGACATATCTGGTGCAGTTCTGAAGATGTTTGGCCGCCTTGAAGCTCAATCGGAACAGAGTGTGACCGCAGCTGTTCATGGCGTGATCGCCGAGGACTGGACAGAATCAGGGCTGACCTGGGTGAATGCCCCAGCAGGTGGAGACGAATGGAGTCGTGTTGATATCTCCAGCTCAGAGGCGCGTTGGTACCAATGGGACGTAGCCCAATATGTTCAGGAAGCGATCGAGGCAGGCCAGGAGACCATCAGCTTCCAGATTGCAGCGGCGACGGAAGGCGATGAAGCTGTTGTATTCGACAGCAGAGAGCATGCCAGCGGCCATGCGCCGACATTAAGCTGGAGCAGACCTGCGGATAAGCAGCCTCCGACAGTGCCTGCCAATGTGGAGGCAGTGGATGTGACAATATCAACTGCGACACTGCAATGGCAGGCGTCTACCGACAATCATTCACTGCTCGGCTATCATGTTTATCGGGATGGAGTAAAGATAGCATTTACAGCTGAACCGCAGTTTGCAGATACGGGACTAATAGTTGATTCCCAATACAAATATGCAATAGCTGCTGTGGATCTAGCTGGCAACCTATCTGCAAGAAGTGACGAGATTACCGTAACGGCCACAGGTGCTCAGCCCATCTGGCATGTTACGGATGGCGCACAGATGACTGATATCGAAGGCGGCTTCGAGCTGTCCGGAGCCAATGCGAGAGCGGGCTATATGGCGCAGAAGCTGAAGGATGAGACGATTTCCTTCACGATGAACGCAGACCTTGAGGGCAATGCATGGCCGGCAGTCGTCATGCGGGGCACAACTTACGATACAGCCGTGTGGAATACCGGCAATCAGGGTTATTTGGTAGTCTTTAAGAAGGATGTAATGGAAATACAGAAGTTCATTTACAATTCGTCTACGTCCAAGACGACCAATGCCAAGTTTGAAGCAATTGATATTCCGGGTGTGATCATCAGCGGAGAAGATCATTATGTTCAGGTTGGTGTTAGGAATGAAGGGGAAGCAGCACGTCTGTACGTGTATGTGGACGGGGAATTCATCTACGAATGGCTGGACGAAGACAATCCTCTTATGGAGGAAGGCTATACGGTGTTCTATGCGATGTCTGGCCAGCCGCTGCGCGTAACCGACCTGTCATTCGGACCGCTGGCAACAGAGAAGTGGCATGTTACGGATGGCGCACAGATGACTGCTGTCGAAGGCGGCTTCGAGCTGTCCGGAGCCAATGCGAGAGCCGGCTACAAAGTCAAAAAATTTAAGGATGAGTTTTTCTCCTTTACCATGAATGCGGAGCTTGCGGAAGGGGCATGGCCAGGAATCGTCATGCGCGGCCAGAGCTACGATATACCATTGTGGAACAGGGGAGATCAGGGTTATCTGGTTGCTTTTAAGGAAAATGAGATGGAGGTTCAGAAGTTCTTATACGATCCCGTTAAGAACCAAACGGCCAATAAGAAATACGATACCGTTGATACGACTGGCAAGGTCGTTAGCGGTAAGGATCATCTTATTCAAGTTGGTGTTGTGAATGAAGGGGATGCTGCAAGGCTCCAGGTTTATGTGGATGGGAAATTGCTGTATGAATGGCTGGACGAGGATCAGCCTTTGCTGGATAGAGGGTACGCGGTGTTCTATGCGATGTCAGGTGATCGGCTTGCCATAACGAACTTTAAGTATGGACCGCTGGAGCTGCAGGAACCGCAGGAGCCACAAGAACCGCAGGTGCCAGTCCTTCCGATTATTGTCGGTGGCGAGAAGGAGAAGGATGGTCTGGAGCTCTTGGGCGAGACAAACAGTGAAACGTTGGGCAGCCGCAAGATAACCACCGTAACGCTGGACGCCAAAAAGCTGGACGCCTTGATTGCGGCGAAGGGGACTCCCAAGTCGCTTGTACTCCCCTTCAAGGAGGGCGCCGACTCGGCTGTCGCCATCCTCAAGGGAGATATACTTGCCAAGACGGAGCTCCAGGAGACGATTCTGGAGGTACACAGAGGCAATGCCGTATATAAGCTGCCGGTGAAGGAGGTTGGCCTCGAGAAGCTTCGTTCTTCGCTTGGCAAGGATATAAAGCTGGAAGAAATCGAGATCTCTATCGAAGTGTCCACAGCCAGCGATTCCATTCATCAAGAGGCTGCGGCGTCAGCCCAGAAGAGAGGCTTTGAATTGCTTGCGCCTCCTGTTCAATTCCGGGTCGAGGCGAGCTATGGCAGCAGCAAGCAGGAAATCTCAGCCTTCAGCGGTTATGTAGAACGCCTTATAGAGCTTCCTGAAGGCATCAGCGCGGATGAACTAACGACAGGTGTCGTGCTTGAGCCGGATGGCTCTTGGCGGCATGTGCCAACCAAACGGACAAGGCTGGACGGCAAAGCTTACGCTGTGATCAGCTCGAAATCCAACAGCACCTATGCCATTATTGGCGGCCAGAGGACATTCGAGGATATTGAAGGCCATCCATTCGAAGCAGCCATCACGGATATGGGGGCTAGAATGATTGTCAATGGTGTAGGAGGAGCTAGGTTCGCACCGAGCGGTCAAGTGACACGCGCTGAATTTGCAGCGATTATTGTGAGAGGATTGGGTCTCAAGCTGGAGAAGCAAGCAGAAGCTTTCACAGATGTGAACGCTTCGAATTGGTACAGCTCTGTTGTTCATACCGCCCATCAATTTGGAATGATTCAGGGCTTCACGGACGGCTCCTTCCGTCCAAACGACCGCATAACGCGAGAGCAGGCACTGACAATTATGGCGCGGGTCTTACGCATGGAGGGTATCCAGGAACGGCTGAAGGAAGAACACTCGACTCTAGATTGGAACCAATTTGTTGATCTGGATATGGCGGGCGCTTGGGCGCTGCCTAACATTCAAGCTGCAGCACAGGCTGGACTGTTAGTGGAGCTGTGGGGCTCACAGCTCGAACCGCAAGTGTGGCTGACCAGAGCAGAGGCTGCCGAGCTGATTCATCGGCTGCTGCAAAGAGCTGAGTTGATTTAA
- a CDS encoding DUF4038 domain-containing protein — translation MRLEISPDKTGFMRNGRPFFLLSDTAWCALYNLTESEWRQYLAIRKRQGFNAVQLIMLPEQMVELGKEYPFQLLDAATLDFYSLNDSFFEKAERFVRIGAEEFDMVMMLWLTWSQFIPDTEYANYAKTLVMPLDAIEPYVERTVRALAPYVSVFPVCGDTDFNSPAASEAVMRVHRTVKRLAPETLTTLHLYGEHGLNEYSTPIAREADFYMYQSGHRLEGQHSAYTLAQYFAQLPERKPIMNGEPCYEGMGMIGRYGRFHRFDVRKAFWQSVLAGASAGIAYGAYGMYTFHRGEGPDRLIHPFNSPFAWKEAIQFPGASDYSFGQRLFQAYQMQQLVPKQELLEEENEEIRIAASGSNDLIVIYVPYSHRLLLKVDFSGYEIEMIELETHRSIEPQWRWDNGVTNVKMNAVNSDVLIIAKRGACHR, via the coding sequence ATGAGACTGGAGATCAGCCCGGACAAAACTGGGTTTATGAGGAACGGCAGACCGTTTTTTCTATTGTCTGACACCGCATGGTGCGCGCTGTATAATCTGACTGAATCCGAGTGGAGACAATATCTTGCTATACGCAAGCGGCAGGGCTTCAACGCCGTGCAATTGATTATGCTGCCTGAGCAGATGGTGGAGCTAGGCAAGGAATACCCCTTTCAGCTGCTAGATGCTGCAACGCTGGATTTCTATTCGCTAAATGATTCGTTTTTTGAGAAGGCGGAGCGGTTCGTGCGTATCGGCGCTGAAGAATTTGATATGGTCATGATGCTGTGGCTGACGTGGAGCCAGTTCATACCGGATACCGAATATGCCAATTACGCCAAAACTTTAGTGATGCCTCTTGATGCGATTGAGCCGTATGTTGAACGAACAGTCCGAGCTCTAGCTCCGTATGTGAGTGTATTTCCGGTCTGCGGGGATACCGACTTCAATTCGCCTGCTGCCTCAGAAGCTGTCATGAGGGTGCACCGTACGGTGAAACGATTAGCCCCCGAGACGTTAACGACCTTGCATCTGTACGGGGAGCATGGTCTAAACGAATATTCCACTCCCATCGCCAGGGAGGCAGACTTTTATATGTATCAGTCCGGCCATAGACTGGAGGGTCAACATTCTGCTTATACGCTGGCACAATATTTTGCACAATTGCCGGAACGAAAGCCGATTATGAACGGCGAGCCTTGTTATGAAGGCATGGGCATGATTGGGAGATACGGCCGATTTCACCGATTCGATGTACGGAAAGCGTTCTGGCAGAGTGTGTTAGCGGGGGCTTCAGCTGGCATTGCTTATGGGGCATACGGTATGTATACATTCCATCGGGGCGAGGGACCAGATCGTCTGATCCATCCCTTCAATTCACCGTTTGCTTGGAAGGAGGCCATTCAATTCCCAGGCGCGTCAGATTATTCGTTTGGGCAGAGGTTGTTTCAAGCTTATCAGATGCAACAACTCGTTCCAAAGCAAGAGCTGCTGGAAGAGGAGAATGAAGAAATTCGCATTGCGGCTTCTGGGAGTAACGATCTCATTGTCATATACGTCCCTTACAGCCATAGACTGCTGTTGAAGGTGGATTTCAGCGGATATGAGATAGAAATGATAGAGCTGGAGACTCATCGTTCAATTGAGCCGCAATGGCGGTGGGACAATGGAGTGACGAATGTGAAGATGAATGCCGTTAATTCGGATGTTCTGATTATTGCGAAGAGGGGAGCGTGCCACCGTTGA